The genomic segment ATTTTTCCCCATGTAAGAGACTGACTATGTAAATAACATAATTTCCTCATGTCTCTATATCAGAGGGTATTGTTATAAATCACTGtgttgtctctgcagctttgtcTCATAAGCTCCAACTACAACCAACTACAACTAACCTTTTGTCTTTACAGCCAAATCCCTGTTTGCCCAGGCTTTACTCTTTAATATGACATCAAGTTTCTCAATGGGTATGTCCTGATTTAATCTCAAATACTGTGAGTCAGGGACAAGTATCTCTGcttgctgaaagaaaaaaagactgttgTTATAAGaattataattaattataaGATTATTACTACTTGATTTCACTGACGAGTTAGTTGAGTCAAATCACCTGCAGAATGAAAACCAGCAAGACTCTTGAGAGCCCATCTCTGCTGTAAATGATGTTCATTTTATGTTGATCCCCATTcattatataaacatttaataactaGTTTACAACAAACTGTAATGCAGTTCTAAGCATAAAGGgatattttaagtgtttataaatgtacagtatttgtagaCAATTATACTATATTATTTATTGTCTATACCTACCTACAAGTGGGTCACTTATCTGCAAAAAcctacattatagtgtgttgtAAACCATatgtaaaatgtttatatatgCTTAAATGCTAAATAAGAGAAGAAAATTTAAAGTCTTGTGTTCCTGTGCATCTCAACACAGGGAACAAGGACACTGATGGCCTATACTGACCTCTAAAGTTCATAAGCTACTGTCAGCTGGTATCACAGTTTTCTCTCAAATCCTATTTGCACCATTCAGGTTGTCATGCCATTTTCTTCCAATTCTCTGGGTGGTTTTCTCCGAGTTGCTCTATAAGTTTCTTTACCTTGATATTAATGTGGAAGGAGGCTGTGGCTTTTGAAAGTAATAACTTGGTGGCAAATACaaatatttagctttttgtttAAGATTAAATACAACATTTGGTACAATATCAGATTATATCAGttataaaataacacaatataCAACAAACTCTAATAACAAACTAATTAGAGCAGACATTCACAACTATTCAACTGACAACTCAGTTTCCTTTAGATATCCAGTGTTGCTCAGACAATGAATCCTTGTACCCTTGATGTGATGCCTAAACTTCTCATCTATActgccaccatgaggttgacatttatAGAtctgagtgaaatgtctcaacagctatcgaatgaattgccatgaaactTGTATACAAATTCATGTCCTCCACACAATGAATTGTAAGTATGTTGATGATATTTCATCTAGTGCCCTCAATAGATCCTCATCAACTGTAATCATttgtttatgaccaaatacctgcaaaactaatgaaattcccatcagcctcagctgcttGATGCTTATTAACACTAAACTGAGATGGATAAGTAAAACATAACTGCttagcatcagcatgttagcattgccaTTGTGACCAGTTGCTAGCATAGCTGTAGactctttgtgttgtttaataCTGGCTATGTTTTTGTGAATACTGTGATGgagtttattttttatccaAGATCGTgtctgcaagtgtgtgttttattgagtTTTTATCCATTAAGCATGTTTTAGTACTTTTCTGTCTTTAGATTACATTCCTGAGATTTAGgtctaaatatttaaataatgcTTCATACAACAGCTTCACTTGAAAATGAAGGGAACAAGGAAATTCTCTAATTACAGACTGTGTACCTTTTAACTACACTGTAATTACAGTCAAAAAGAAGGTGAACAAAGAACGTCATTCTTTTACAGCCTGTACAACCTGTTCTTATACTGAGAAAGGAGCTTTCAATGCTTCATATTTACGTACTGCCAAAAAACAGCAATCATCATTGCCTCAGACTGACTCACTAATGTTTTGCATGGTGGTAGAAACAGGTCCAAGTAATATACAAATATACGCAGTGTAATTTATTTCTCCTTCCTTCTTAAACACAAAATTGTTACCCCCTTTTTCCCTAAGTGTTATTTTCTTCCCTACTGACAGATTTGTCCAGCATTTGTCCTCGAAGTATTTTATGTATAGCTCATATGCATTTCAAATGTCCTAAATAATTAAATAGTAAATTATGAGCAGTCATCTAAAGCTTTACTGTTGCTTTTAATAGTTTGTCCACATAATTAACATACAAACATGAAGCATCAAGAATAAGACAAATACCTTATTATATCATGTATTCCAGTATAACACCACCATAAACTTCAATACCAATAATGAACATACAGATGAATTAACATTGCTTtgacaaactgaacattttaagCTCTGTAGAATTTAGAGCTGTTGTTGCGTTACTGGATTGTATCAGCTGGGATGAGCTGGGAGGAATCTGTGCACCAAGAAAATCTCTTTATAATAACAAAGATCATAATCATTTAGTTTGCTGGATGAAATGTACAGTCCTGAGGTCTTCACAGCCATATGGGAAACATGACTTAGTCTTGCTTTGGCTAGACACATCCCCATGTAAACATTGTCAGTAGGATGAATGGTAACAGACTGGGACATGTTGAGTATGACCAAAGCTGTATAGCTAAGAGGaagcccccaccaccacagtAGAGGGGATGATCTCACATTCTGGATCAAGTGAGTGGTAAAGAGGTGCTTGCTTCTGTCATTGTCCTTGAGACCTTGGAGATACTTGACCATGTCGTCTGTGTTGgcaaaaacatcatcatcaccatttaGCAGGAAGCGATAGTTTCTTTCCATTGGTGCCAGGAAAAGTATGTGCTTCGAGGTGAGGCTGTAGAATGTGTCACTTAAGTCTCTATAAGGCACTGAATGGTCTGAAGAGAAGATTACTGGCACCCACAGAGCACTAGAAAACACTGTACACCCAAACAATGTCTTTCCATAAGACATCACAATTATGAATAGTGAACTCAGACATAAGGTCtaaaaaacaacttttgtgCAATAATAAGACCAAACCATTTACAGGACTTACACATCAAACACAGATCAGTGACACCTGATTGTGACTACAGTTTGATAACTCTTGCAGTCCTcaaaaaaacttgtttttacactgtctCAACAATAGTTACTGTCTCAGAAGCACTAATGTAGGGCactacattattacattatcagaaataaaaacctgtgaaTGTCAGCAGAGAATCacataacatgacattttcaggTCTGAGAAACCCTGAGATTTTAtaataatgtttctttttaattatattatatatatatctttttataTATCTAATAGCCCTGCACCAGCTGTACAAGAATGTTGCCTAAATATAGTATTTCAGTGATTCAAGTTAGTGTTCCCTGGCACCATAATGATGGCAGGTGTGAAGGACAAAACAGCAtctccaaaaaaaaagatggtttATTAAGTACAATCACAGTAACTGTGTTAGACCATCACTGGACCTTCTTGGTCACCTGTGAAATATTACCTGATGAAGACGTGATGTTGAAACATCGTAATTGTCCTCAATAAATCATCTTCTTGGGGGAATCTATTCAGTGTTCAGTAGCTCTTTCTTCTCAGTACAGTTTGCAAATTAACAGCATATAAGTTACATAAACAATATAtcattcaacaaaaaacaaacatgactaGGAAGTATTTTGTACTTCCTGTACTTCCTGCAGGAAGCATTGCATCAACAAGCTCTTCTACCACTTATAATTTACAGCTTTGTCCTGTGAAAGTATTTTTTTTGAGGCACCACATTTCAGATTGGGGTCATGTATTCTGTGCCACATTAGATATATATGAGATGGAAGGAATCTGTGAACCAGTAAAAGTTCTTTATAATAGCAAGGATCATGTGCATCTAGCTTGCTGGAGGGAATGTACCATCCCAGCGTCTTCACACCCATATGGGAAACAGGACTCAGTCCTGCTTTGGCCAGACACATCCCCATGTAAACATCGTCAATGGGAAGAATGGTAATGGACTGGGACATGTTGTGTATGACCAAAGCTGTATGTCCAGACAGGAGgaaccccccaccaccacagtAGGGGGGATATGAATCTGACTCCTGTACCTGAACTGGGATGAAATACTTGCTCTGTGACCCTCTCTTTGGTACTGCATTCTGGATCAAATGGCCAGAAAACAGGTGCTTGCTTCCATCATTGTCCTTGAGGCTCTGGAGATAATCAACCATGTTGTCTGTGTTGGCAAAAACGTCATCGTCACCATTTAACAGGAAGCGAGCTTTCGGACAGTTTCTCTCCATCCATTCGAGGAAGAGTACCTGCTTCAGGGTGAGGTTGAATAATGTGTCACTAAAGTCCCATTGGAGGATGTCATTGTACTCACGTTGCTCCAGTTCAAGCAGtttgttcagtctttttttctcaaatccAGAATCCATCGTTCCTGAGATGAAGATCCTCCGGATCCACACACCATTGTGTAACCTCTCTTTAGCCCAGGTTTTGCGCAGCACCTCTCGCCGTTCGTAGTTCACAGGGGAGCTTTTAATGACCAGTAAAAGGAAGATGTCTGCAGATTTATCAACTCCTCCACATTTGTCAGGAACGTCCAGGAGCATGGGGAAATGACGACAGTGTCGATAGTAGAGAAAGTTTTGTATACCAGCAGGAAGAGAGCTGAAGCCTGAGATGTTGGCAGCAGACATATTTTGTTGACAACTTGGCCAGGAGTATACATAAGTGTTGTTTTTGGTGGGTGATTTAATTCGTTCATGATTATTTCTCCAATCCACTTGCAGGCTGATGGTGTTTGGGTCAGTAGAATCTTTatagaaataaacaacaaagatgAGGGATCCCAACAGCAAGAAAGTTCCTGATTTGATGTTTCTTGTCCCTGAAATTCTGCAGTGAAAAGATGAAACCATTTTTCCATCAGTGCATCATAGTCAGATATAAAGGAATATATTGAGGACTGTTAAGTAAATAAAGTGCTAACATACACAAAGAGCAACAGATTACTGTTCTGATTTCAAGCTGTTGGAGAACTGTTTGCCTTTTTAAAGAATTATTTATGTGAACAATTATATTTTCCAGCAGATAAAGTTACAAGACTATCAGTAGCACAACCTAGTGTAGCATTAGCATTTGctgaaataaattaatattcTGATCAGTAATGGCACACTGAAATAGATGCAAAAGACCATAAATTACGCCACTATATTGTTTGTAGTCATTTATGTCTCTTTGGGATCATTTTGCCCGTCTTTGTTGACTTTTAACTGAACTCTGTGACtttcaaacaagaaatattaacagtaaTGTCATAAAGAGGCTCTGGTCCAGGGGCCAGAGGAGTCAGAGGGCCCCTGGGCTTGCGTCCTTGGTCAGCACCCCATACAAAGATTCAGGTTatatgaattaatgaatgaCATTACCAAATAGTATCACCCTGAAGAAAGTGTTAAATGTGCAGAGACCCTGAGTACAAAATACATGcaacaatacaataaaacaataattttgaAAAAGATTTTACTGTGGCCTATGATGAAGTTAAGCGTTACCGGTCGGTTGCACAGGTGCATGCTGGGTCTGGCTAAATTCTAATATGCCCATGTTGGGTCCTCCAGCAGTAACTTCTGCATTTACTGATTATCATGTTCACCCCTTTTGGCATGCAGGGGGGCCGATGCATGCGATTTAGCGCCCTCTGTGTGTGATAAACTGGGTCACAACAGTTGTGCAGAATGTCACATGTGGCTGGTTTGTAATTCAAACCAATTATGTTTGTCAGAGTTGGAtgaataataatactaataataatatttcacCTGAAGACAGAGTGTCTTTGTTCTTTGGTCCTTTTTGTCATGGATTGCTATGGAAATTTGTCCAGACATTTATGGTCCCTTGTGTGGTTCTCATAGTGTGGTCATAGCAGCTACTGGATGGATGGTTGCCATAAAGAcattccctgacttttcatctataGGTCAAACTTGGTTCTGTTTGAACCACTCAGCACAAAGTTGCACCATCAGTTACTTCAGTCTTCTTAGTCAAAGACCTCGAGGGTTTAGTTGAAGGAAAGGAATGAATATGATACATAGCCTAACTCAACTATTCAACTGAAAGCCtgcttttcctgttttgttgcATTAATTGTAACTAACATTGTGAGTTTTCTGCATTTCTCAGGGGCCAGACATCCACAAAAATGCCCACTGGCAGTAGCTACATCTTCTCCAGTTAAGGGTGCTTTGCAAAGTTCTCCCATTCATCAACTCATTTCTCTGACATATATCACTTCTtacattaaatgaataaaaataatactttGTTATTATGCCCACTGGCATCTAGCTACCATTAGCTCACCTCAACTCCACTGGCTTAGCCACCAGAGAAGTATATAGTGTTCATCACATAAGTGACCGTTGCCTTGTTTATCTGTAACATTAGGGCATTAGCTGCAGGTTTCACACTGTAAATGACAGTGGACAGTGGCATATCTGCTAGTGGACATACTGTTTGCATGTGGCACACAACATCAATGACATATGCCACTAAAGGAACTGACATTAGCCATTGGGGTGTGATATGTGGCAGAGGAAGTGACACACAATTTCCttaatttttgttgttgttttataaGGTCAGGTTGTCAGTTCACCACAGATTGAATTATCTCCACAAATATTAAatggattgccattaaattttgtCTAGACATTTACCGTCCCATATGATGTTCTGTTATGTGGCCAtaacagctattggatggatgGTTGCCATACAGACATTCAAGTGTATTAACTTTGTTCAtaccctgacttttcatcagaTGCAATACTTTTGAATCTCTTTGAATATCACTTCACATGACGTCTTAGTGGTCAAAGCAGCTCGACGGCTTAATTTaagcaaagaaataaatgtgacAATAACCTACCTCATTGCATTTATGGGCTTCGTTGCATTTCTGGGGGGGCACTGAACAGAAATAAACTCAccaattcactttttttttttttttttttgtattggaTGAAGTGAGAGTATGATGCAGACAGAGGTGGATTAGGTTTCTTGCCCTTTATGTCATCCAGACCAAAATAAGGATAAGATGACATGAAGAAATTGGCTAACGTTATaattaaacactgaaaagaGAGAGTGCTTTTCTTCTTGTCTGCCTTTACACAAAGATTAGTAGTCATAGTGAGACAGCAGGTAGgctgctgagtgtttttttacaaggtggctgtttttttaaaatgttatttatacaaactgaaataaataaataagtagcAATTAGTGTAAAAGCTCAGAAAACACGTGTAATATACGCTCtttgagaatgaatgaattaaaactTAAATCAGACATTCAAATCAGATCATCCTTGAATAAAATCTCAACAGCTCGTTTTCCCATTAACGTAAGTATGTTAAATCTATACTTACTGTAGAAAAGTGCTATCTACTGAGGAGTGAAATTTACAGTAACCTGAGGaacacaattaaaacaacattcattCAGTAATAATTACCTGAACATATTGGTAGATCTATGTGAGTGCTTGCTGTGTATTCCGCTGATGGTAGTTGACAGTCTGTGCAGATTACTGAGCTTGTTCTGGTAAAGATGCCGTACAGGATGCCTATGGGCACATTCTCCCCTGAGTTTAGCCAATCAGGCAGTCTCTACGCTCAGGCAGCGCACGCTCTCTTAAAGATACATGTATCAAATGGCGAGACAGACGTGTGAGGTTATAAGTAGTTCAATATAGTGAGGCTCAGCACCGTTTGTTGAAATGATAACGAGTAGAAGTTGCAGGGAGTGACACAAAGCTTAAAAGTGGAGGCTGCCTGAAAAGACGGCGTCAGGGGTGAAATaaccatgtttttttaaaaaaaaaaaaagaaaacacacacacacacacacacacagggagagagagagacatttggTTTTTCGTACCCTGCTGTACAAGCTCAACAACtcctgtttgctgcaggggCTTTAGACAACAATCACAACAGGTAGAAATCTCACATTGATGCTAACTTGAATATCTGGTGGTCCTAGCTATTTTCAGCTGTTACATAGGCTCTTATCACTTTAAGATAACAGACAAACGTAATAGCTGAAAATTCAAGATGTGACATCTCAGTGTCATCTAAAATCACAGAAAGAAgacctccccccaccccccaaaaaacctaCATAACTAGGTTAGTAGTTAATTTATGAAGTAGGCTACATTTCTAGATCAGACATCACAAAGTAATTCACATTAAAGgcaaaagaaagacacagaacaaagacacaatattGAACATATCAAATGTCCAGTGTGACAGCTGAACCAAAGCTTTTGCCATGACCATACTCTACGCTCACCTTTGGCCATATGTCCTGCTCTACTAGCTTAGCAACCAGAGAGGTATGGCATTCATCACATAAGTGACTGTTGCCTTGTTTATCTGTAACATTAGGGGCATTAGCTACAAGTTTCACACTGTAAATGCCAGTAGACAGTGGCATATCTGCTGGTGGACATACTGTGTCATGTGGcacacaacagtgacatttagtgacattttgatttgacttttttatttattttatttatttatttttagggtCAGATTGTTGGTCCACctcttggtccagactgaaatatcttatgATGTTCTCATAATGTGGCTGTAATAGCTATTGGATGGATGGTTGCCATGCAGACATTTAGGTGTATTAACTTCGTTCGTACCCTGACTTTTAATTTTCAGgtcaatattttaatttgtgtaatACCAAATTTCCTCATCAGTTGCCTCAGACACCGTCTTCATAGTCAAAGCAGCTTGACGGCTTAGTTGAAGGAAGGAACAAATTTGACACATAACCTACCTCAACTATTAGAGTGAAAACCTGCTTTTCCTGTTTTGTAGCATTTACTGTTACTAAGGTTATGGGTTTTGGTGCATTTCttagggggtggggggcactaaacagagacaaacacaccaaGCCATATCTTTTGTGCTCATATGAAGTGAGAGTATGATGTAGACAGATGGTTTAGGTATCAAGCCTTTTATCTAATTTCTGCTAATATTTAGTAGGGTACCACTAGGAACACGACAAATGATATCTGCCAGTGatactgaaatgttttcatgtgacaCACAGCATCAGCATTGACATATATCAATAACAATCTTATTTGATGATAGAAAGTAGTATGTGATAGGAATAAGCACCATATCACTTACAAGTGTCAAAAGCCAGCATAATGGCAGCAGCATACCAAAAACCATTTTGCAGTTGCACACCATTCAGAATTGACACATAACACTGGAACATGGGCGTCATACCACCAGGATGTTTCCATCTCAGCCCTGCTGACGTTTAAGTTCTCCACCAAGCACAAAAACTTTTGTGAACTATTTCAACTTTCTTCCTCTCAGCATGATAATTGATGATGAACCATCAACCGTCACTGAGCATGTTGCGTCTGTCACTTCAGTTGTGATATCTGGTGCTATAAAGCATGAGAAACATCAGGACTTATTCAACTGAATGTGACACTCCTTGTACAGACTCTGAACTTGATTACTGTGATGCCTCTCTGTCAGGGCatgcacagtttttttttactgatgtttttttcactgctcTTTACTGGCTTCCGGTCCCTGCTTGCATTAAGTCCAAGTCACTAATTCTCACCGTCACCACTAACACAGCACCCACCTATTCTAACTCCCTCCCTTATTCAGGTTTGCGACTCTTGATTTGtatgatttgttgttttgtccagGACAATAGGTTAACACTGAGCCTCAGGTTACAGTATACCAGCTGCTCACAGAGTACGTATGGAGAGTGCCAGTTGTTGGTGAAAGGATGTGGGTCTCACCTCAGTTGGGTGGTTGCCAACCATGCACTGCCAACTCAACTTGGTTTCAGTTGCCTTGATAACTACAGACATTTTGATTTCCGTAGCCTGCTGAACAAACTAAACTGCTACTGTGTGCTGCAGAGATCACAGCAAGTGCTGTGACTGATGAGGGCTGGTCAGAGCACCCGCTAATGTGAAGGACAGCTGAAACCAGGtgacaaaaaaatcacactgatCCAAGCACGACACCAGAATATTTGGAGGTTAGTCCTGGTTATTCATGGGTTATTGTTTTGACACAATAGCCTATGTAAAAGCTGAAAACTTAAGATGTGACATCCAAAATCACACCAAGAGTACACGTTATTAATGAGGCACCTTTCCTATGTCAGACATCACAAAGTAagtcacaaaaaacaacatagtATAAAACATCTGTAACATACAGCGTGAAAaccctctctctgcagactcCCTTGCTCTTCCAGTAGAAGCCTGAGGGAGGAGCTCAAGCTCATAAAACCCACGAGAGTCAGCCAGTCCTCCTCCCCATCCTCTCACTTCAACTCCTCTAATTTAGTTTGCACAACTCAGACTCACAAAGCTGGCAAACAGTTGGACCTCATTCTGGTACAGGATTGGATAATAGACAACCTTTCTCTGCTGCACATATTAGACCATTTCTTCATTCAGTGCACAGCATCCCTCCTTGAATTTCTTAAAGTTCACATGCCTAGATCTCTTTCTAGTACAAGCTCCATCCTCATAGCACTCACTGATGGTCAATCATGCTTCAGAACGTAAATAGTGTGCAGGTTTTCCACATTTCAGCTATCACTAAATGTGTCCATTTCAGGTGAGTGGACATAACCTGTTGGCTGTCAGATGCCCTTGACTCTACTAAAaatttactgtataaacacaaaacatcagaGTGActactgtgtctgtttttagaAGGGGGAACAAAAAGATTGAACCATTAGATAATATTTTCCTCATATTGTTTCAGGAAGGAAGGTCTCACATGAGCTAGCACTGGTGAAATATTCCAACACAGTGGCAACTTTCAACATCCATGCAAGGGGGACTCATCCTGATGCCTGAATATGACATTGTCAAATGACAATATTGGTTATTTTAAGAAGGTAGACATGTCAAAATACAAGATAGTTTACCAAATTTCCTATCttataaacaaaaatatcaggGGTGGTTTGGCTGCACTCTTCTTGCAATTGCATGTTTTTCTTGATTCTGCACCCACCACGAATATGATGAAGATTTCCTGCTACAATTCATTTTTAACTGCATTTGGAAGCCAGAGTATGTTTTAGCTCTCACTCTGATTTAACCCAGGCATGTTTTACAGCATCA from the Lates calcarifer isolate ASB-BC8 linkage group LG17, TLL_Latcal_v3, whole genome shotgun sequence genome contains:
- the LOC108881191 gene encoding N-acetyllactosaminide beta-1,3-N-acetylglucosaminyltransferase 3 yields the protein MFRISGTRNIKSGTFLLLGSLIFVVYFYKDSTDPNTISLQVDWRNNHERIKSPTKNNTYVYSWPSCQQNMSAANISGFSSLPAGIQNFLYYRHCRHFPMLLDVPDKCGGVDKSADIFLLLVIKSSPVNYERREVLRKTWAKERLHNGVWIRRIFISGTMDSGFEKKRLNKLLELEQREYNDILQWDFSDTLFNLTLKQVLFLEWMERNCPKARFLLNGDDDVFANTDNMVDYLQSLKDNDGSKHLFSGHLIQNAVPKRGSQSKYFIPVQVQESDSYPPYCGGGGFLLSGHTALVIHNMSQSITILPIDDVYMGMCLAKAGLSPVSHMGVKTLGWYIPSSKLDAHDPCYYKELLLVHRFLPSHIYLMWHRIHDPNLKCGASKKILSQDKAVNYKW